A window of the Gossypium hirsutum isolate 1008001.06 chromosome A03, Gossypium_hirsutum_v2.1, whole genome shotgun sequence genome harbors these coding sequences:
- the LOC107887874 gene encoding uncharacterized protein translates to MKMIDAASGGALVNRTPQRARELISTMAANSQQYRPNSEPTRRVNGVNGRIDASIQELTDQVSKPSMAVNRLESQGRLARDKKEKEEKEILETFRKVEELCTRKRRLIGNERVNVGENVSTVLQKKVPPKYKDQGMFAIPCEIGNIGIKKAMCDLGASINVMPYSIYKLINAGPLKETGVIIQLADRTVIYPERLLEDVLVKVNELVFLTDFYIIDMEDDNSANSSDIILGRPFLSTARTKIDVWNGTLTMEFDGDVVRFSVYEDMGHSNDKLQIVPCRNMDLNFKQEELSMIQKPIREDVMKASKLEIKPFLEHTRIPIEENVKMNEEDQMIREFKKCFKDSGKRSKPFCTNIQVHKMGKLILNKPKG, encoded by the exons atgaagatgatCGACGCTGCTAGCGGAGGAGCGCTTGTCAATAGGACCCCTCAAAGGGCAAGAGAGCTAATATCCACTATGGCGGCAAATTCTCAACAATATCGGCCAAATTCGGAACCGACAAGACGGGTTAATGGGGTAAATGGG AGGATAGACGCATCAATACAAGAGTTAACTGATCAAGTTAGTAAACCCTCGATGGCAGTTAATCGCTTGGAGTCTCAAG GGAGGCTTGCAAGGGATAAGAAAGAGaaggaggaaaaagaaatcctCGAGACATTCAGGAAGGTGGAG GAATTGTGTACTAGAAAAAGGAGGTTAATAGGTAACGAAAGAGTAAATGTAGGAGAAAATGTCTCCACAGTGCTGCAAAAGAAAGTTCCACCCAAATAcaaggaccaaggtatgtttgcTATTCCTTGTGAGATAGGCAATATAGGCATTAAGAAAGCCATGTGCGATTTAGGGGcttccattaatgttatgccttattctatttataaACTGATTAACGCGGGTCCTTTAAAAGAGACAGGAGTAATAATCCAGTTGGCGGACAGGACAGTCATCTATCCTGAACGGCTGCTTGAAGACGTCCTTGTTAAAGTTAACGAATTAGTTTTCCTTACAGATTTTTACATTATCGACATGGAGGATGACAATTCGGCTAATTCGTCTGACATAATTCTTGGGAGACCATTCTTGAGTACTGCACGAACAAAAATTGATGTTTGGAATGGAACACTTACCATGGAATTTGACGGTGACGTGGTTAGGTTTAGTGTTTATGAGGATATGGGACATTCAAATGATAAGTTACAAATTGTGCCTTGCAGGAATATGGATCTCAATTTTAAGCAAGAGGAATTATCGATGATCCAAAAACCAATACGTGAAGATGTGATGAAAGCCTCGAAATTGGAAATCAAACCGTTTCTAGAACATACAAGGATTCCAATAGAGGAGAATGTAAAGATGAACGAAGAAGATCAAATGATAAGAGAATTCAAGAAATGCTTCAAGGATAGTGGAAAAAGGTCGAAACCTTTCTGCACGAACATCCAAGTGCACAAGATGGGAAAATTAATTCTCAATAAACCCAAAGGATAA